One genomic region from Bacillaceae bacterium S4-13-56 encodes:
- a CDS encoding recombinase family protein → MAKQYGYARVSTAEQSLEVQIQALKEAGVSEIFKDKATGRNTKRDGLQSLLSILDVGDTLVITKLDRIARNVKEGIQLIDELAEKGIKLHVLNMGLFDGTATSKLLRNILLSVAEWEREMILERQREGIAVAKTQGKYKGKPKKYTDKNPALVHALELFANRATNGKTVKEICEITKISRASLYNIAKEKGII, encoded by the coding sequence ATGGCTAAACAGTATGGATATGCAAGAGTTTCAACAGCAGAGCAAAGTCTTGAGGTACAGATACAGGCTTTAAAAGAGGCTGGAGTATCTGAGATTTTTAAAGATAAAGCTACAGGTAGAAATACTAAAAGGGATGGCTTACAATCTCTCCTGAGTATTCTAGATGTTGGAGATACCCTTGTAATAACAAAGTTAGATAGAATAGCTAGGAATGTTAAGGAAGGCATACAGCTTATAGATGAATTAGCAGAAAAGGGAATAAAGCTCCATGTACTAAATATGGGATTGTTTGATGGTACAGCTACCTCAAAGCTCCTGAGGAATATACTGCTCTCTGTAGCTGAGTGGGAGAGAGAAATGATACTTGAGAGACAAAGAGAAGGCATTGCAGTAGCTAAGACTCAAGGTAAGTACAAGGGTAAGCCTAAGAAATACACAGATAAAAATCCTGCTCTAGTCCATGCTTTAGAGCTGTTTGCAAACAGAGCAACAAATGGTAAGACTGTAAAAGAAATATGTGAGATAACTAAAATTAGTAGAGCATCCCTGTACAATATAGCAAAAGAGAAGGGAATTATTTAA
- a CDS encoding helix-turn-helix domain-containing protein, with the protein MSTVKVKDKKNIPKEIIQEGKGLLGERLSNSDIEQVPFVHLSVKESYNFETDEIDKKVYLSLDKDFIAQGGLTNLHPSALKVLLVIASHTDKDGYAWISQESIGKLVGLTRQQVGSVIHKFLLSNVYLNKKLLEAIKLKKGDGQEFYLYHPINCYLDYEVYSGDDELNGEYEDLEAIEID; encoded by the coding sequence ATGAGTACAGTTAAAGTAAAGGATAAAAAGAATATACCAAAAGAAATTATTCAGGAGGGAAAAGGTCTATTAGGTGAAAGGCTTTCTAACTCTGATATAGAACAAGTACCATTTGTTCATCTGTCAGTAAAAGAATCTTACAACTTTGAAACTGATGAAATTGATAAAAAGGTTTATCTATCATTGGATAAAGATTTTATAGCTCAGGGTGGCTTAACTAATCTACATCCATCAGCATTAAAAGTGTTGCTTGTTATTGCATCTCATACTGATAAGGATGGCTATGCTTGGATTTCTCAGGAGAGCATTGGAAAGTTAGTTGGACTTACTAGACAGCAAGTGGGATCAGTAATTCATAAGTTTTTGTTGAGCAATGTTTATCTTAATAAAAAGCTATTGGAGGCTATTAAACTAAAGAAAGGAGATGGTCAGGAATTTTATCTTTACCATCCAATTAACTGTTATCTAGATTATGAGGTTTACTCAGGAGATGATGAGCTTAATGGGGAGTATGAAGACTTAGAGGCTATTGAGATTGACTAA